A stretch of the Fusarium musae strain F31 chromosome 2, whole genome shotgun sequence genome encodes the following:
- a CDS encoding hypothetical protein (EggNog:ENOG41), whose product MVLLNLLTLGLWSKVGRLTHYAFDAVLFSAFLAGMKRSTGLTFKTDKVAGENKEFTGWIDRYLGVGEWVMDQSVAIAGSSGYFERTR is encoded by the exons ATGGTG CTCCTCAACCTGCTGACTCTGGGACTCTGGTCAAAGGTTGGACGGTTGACACACTATGCCTTTGACGCCGTTCTCT TCTCGGCTTTCCTCGCCGGCATGAAGCGATCTACCGGCCTGAC TTTCAAGACTGACAAGGTCGCGGGCGAGAACAAGGAATTCACCGGCTGGATCGATAGATACCTCGGTGTCGGAGAATGGGTCATGGATCAATCCGTCGCGATCGCAGGCTCCAGCGGCTACTTTGAGCGAACCCGATGA